The following are from one region of the Geoalkalibacter subterraneus genome:
- a CDS encoding sensor histidine kinase: protein MKNDRRSVEPGELRRRAEEALRGETPARLPRTEDDPVRLLHELQVHQIELEIQNEELRHARNEMEAALEMYTDLYDFAPVGYATLDDAGIIRGINLTGASLLEVERSRLMGRPFAHFLAAENRSAFHAFLGRVMASQVKDVCEAPLVGNGKEPRIIQMEAVACTSGQECRVAILDVTERKSSEEEVRKLHADLERHANDLEIANMELEAFSHTVSHDLRNPLAVIDGYCQLIVHLCGDSLDEQCRGYLHQVDQGVKNMGELIDTLLNFSRLTHSKLCPETVDLSEMARSIAADLNKGHPDRRAAFRIEPGVRVQGDPKLLRVVLDNLLGNAWKYTGKKEDPVIEFGATEAAGKGRACFIRDNGPGFDIAHADLLFKPFERLPGSHEFQGFGLGLATVKRIIQVHGGRVWAEGELGKGATFYFTLD from the coding sequence ATGAAAAATGATAGGAGATCAGTTGAACCGGGCGAGCTGCGCCGCCGCGCGGAAGAAGCTCTGCGCGGTGAAACGCCTGCTCGCCTACCTCGGACCGAAGATGATCCGGTGAGGCTTTTGCACGAACTGCAGGTTCACCAGATCGAGCTGGAGATACAGAACGAGGAGCTGCGTCACGCCAGGAACGAGATGGAGGCGGCGCTGGAGATGTACACCGATCTGTACGATTTCGCCCCTGTCGGTTACGCTACCCTCGATGATGCCGGGATCATCCGCGGTATCAACCTGACCGGCGCCTCCCTCCTGGAAGTGGAACGATCCCGATTGATGGGCCGCCCCTTCGCGCATTTTCTCGCCGCCGAGAACCGCTCTGCCTTCCATGCTTTTCTCGGGCGGGTTATGGCGAGCCAGGTAAAAGACGTATGCGAAGCGCCGCTGGTCGGCAACGGCAAGGAGCCGCGCATTATCCAGATGGAGGCGGTAGCCTGCACGTCGGGGCAGGAGTGCCGGGTGGCGATCCTTGATGTCACCGAGCGCAAAAGCAGCGAGGAGGAAGTCCGAAAGCTGCACGCAGATCTGGAGCGCCACGCCAATGATCTCGAAATCGCCAACATGGAGCTTGAGGCTTTCAGCCATACCGTCTCCCATGACCTGCGCAATCCCTTGGCGGTCATCGACGGCTATTGCCAGTTGATCGTGCATCTATGCGGCGACAGCCTGGATGAGCAGTGCAGGGGATATCTGCACCAGGTCGACCAGGGAGTCAAGAACATGGGCGAGCTGATCGATACCCTGTTGAATTTTTCGCGTTTGACGCACAGCAAACTTTGCCCGGAAACGGTCGATCTCAGCGAAATGGCCCGGTCGATCGCCGCTGACCTCAATAAGGGGCACCCCGACCGCCGGGCGGCTTTCCGCATTGAGCCAGGGGTGAGAGTTCAAGGCGATCCAAAACTGTTGCGGGTCGTTCTGGATAATCTTCTTGGCAACGCCTGGAAGTACACCGGCAAGAAGGAAGATCCGGTCATCGAATTCGGCGCAACAGAAGCGGCGGGGAAGGGCCGGGCCTGTTTCATTCGGGACAACGGACCCGGGTTTGACATCGCGCACGCCGACCTGTTGTTCAAACCGTTCGAGCGTCTTCCCGGCAGCCATGAGTTTCAAGGGTTCGGTCTCGGCCTGGCGACAGTAAAGCGGATCATTCAGGTTCATGGCGGTCGGGTATGGGCAGAGGGGGAGTTGGGTAAGGGCGCCACCTTTTACTTTACGTTGGACTGA
- the lhgO gene encoding L-2-hydroxyglutarate oxidase: MQSSFDIAVVGGGIVGLATALALSREMAGKIVVLEKEAGLARHQTGNNSGVIHSGLYYRPGSRKTRTCTEGREELYRFCREENIPCERCGKVVVATREEEVPRLEELERRGRENGLEGLQRLDRTSLREYEPHVVGIAGLYVPQTGIVDFPQAAQAMAKRVEGAGGAIRVDSEVRRVHKGKEGLRLETTSGEVFCSFLVNCAGLHSDRVARMCGADPQVHIIPFRGEYYDLCKEREGLVNNLIYPVPDPNLPFLGVHFTRMIHGGIEAGPNAVLALKREGYNRLSFSLRDVAEIFLYKGFWQLGRRYWRLALDEYLRSFSKHRFLKDLQSLLPMLASEDITTGGAGVRAQAVDAEGRLLDDFHIVEEERAVHVLNAPSPAATASLAIGRSVARRVMGKQPKS, translated from the coding sequence ATGCAATCTTCATTTGACATCGCGGTGGTCGGCGGCGGCATCGTCGGCCTGGCCACAGCTCTGGCTCTGAGCCGTGAGATGGCGGGGAAAATCGTCGTTCTGGAAAAAGAGGCCGGCCTTGCGCGGCACCAGACCGGAAACAACAGCGGCGTGATCCATTCCGGCCTCTATTACCGTCCTGGCTCCCGGAAAACCCGCACCTGTACCGAGGGGCGCGAAGAACTCTACCGCTTCTGCCGTGAAGAGAACATCCCCTGCGAGCGCTGCGGAAAGGTCGTGGTCGCCACCCGCGAGGAAGAAGTCCCGCGCCTCGAAGAACTCGAGCGTCGCGGCCGGGAAAACGGGCTGGAAGGTTTGCAGCGTCTCGACAGGACGTCATTGCGTGAATACGAGCCGCACGTGGTGGGCATCGCCGGTCTTTATGTCCCGCAGACCGGAATCGTGGATTTTCCCCAGGCTGCACAGGCTATGGCAAAGCGGGTCGAAGGTGCTGGCGGCGCGATCCGCGTCGATTCCGAGGTGCGTCGGGTGCACAAGGGAAAAGAGGGCCTGCGCCTCGAAACAACATCGGGCGAAGTGTTCTGCAGTTTTCTGGTCAACTGCGCCGGGCTGCACAGCGATCGGGTGGCTCGGATGTGCGGCGCTGATCCACAGGTGCACATTATCCCTTTCCGAGGCGAATATTATGATCTGTGCAAGGAGCGGGAGGGTCTGGTCAATAATCTGATTTATCCGGTCCCCGATCCCAACCTGCCCTTCCTTGGCGTTCATTTCACCCGCATGATCCATGGTGGGATTGAAGCCGGTCCGAATGCCGTACTCGCCCTGAAGCGCGAGGGCTACAACCGGCTGAGCTTTTCACTGCGCGACGTCGCGGAGATCTTTCTGTATAAGGGTTTCTGGCAGCTCGGACGCCGCTATTGGCGCCTCGCCCTGGATGAGTATCTGCGCTCCTTCAGTAAACATCGCTTTCTGAAAGATCTGCAGAGCCTCCTGCCAATGCTGGCCAGCGAAGATATCACGACCGGCGGAGCCGGCGTGCGCGCCCAGGCGGTGGATGCTGAAGGCAGACTCCTTGATGACTTTCACATCGTCGAGGAGGAGAGAGCGGTCCATGTCCTCAACGCCCCCTCCCCCGCTGCCACCGCTTCGCTGGCCATCGGGCGGTCGGTCGCCAGGCGTGTCATGGGAAAACAGCCAAAAAGCTGA
- a CDS encoding helix-turn-helix domain-containing protein — MTRTQLLQETRKMHFEEVLTIWTEKRLTQEEAARLLGVTDRTFRRYIDRYHENGIDGLIDKRISQTSNRKRR; from the coding sequence ATGACACGGACGCAGTTGCTACAGGAGACCCGGAAAATGCATTTCGAAGAGGTATTGACCATCTGGACCGAAAAGCGACTCACGCAGGAAGAGGCGGCCCGCCTGCTGGGGGTCACTGATCGGACCTTCCGTCGCTACATCGATCGCTATCACGAAAATGGTATTGATGGGCTGATCGACAAACGAATTTCACAAACCTCAAACCGCAAGAGAAGATGA
- the cbiD gene encoding cobalt-precorrin-5B (C(1))-methyltransferase CbiD, with the protein MRKGFTTGTAAAAAAKAHARFMTHQLNGDYVDVMLPDGKTLGIPVVCGLHGAMVTKDAGDDPDVTHGAAVWARVALSEDDTGIHIVGGEGVGVVTRPGLQVSVGQAAINPVPRAMIETNVRTEIGPDRGAVVTVSVPDGKRLAERTFNARLGIEGGISIIGTTGIVEPMSVQALVDTIRCEIDVQLAEGHPITLVPGKIGEKYLQALRPETQAILVSNAFDEALAYLRQRQVEKLTIAGHPGKLAKLAMGCYNTHSNASPQAQDFVAGTLGLIETFNTVEEICQSYPAAFILVAVRIAERVQADYGFARVEVLLFDMQGVLLASYPPTNSGDL; encoded by the coding sequence ATGCGAAAAGGATTTACGACCGGAACAGCGGCGGCTGCGGCCGCCAAAGCCCATGCCCGGTTCATGACTCATCAGTTGAACGGCGATTATGTCGACGTCATGCTCCCTGACGGAAAGACGCTGGGTATTCCCGTTGTCTGCGGACTTCATGGCGCCATGGTGACCAAGGACGCCGGTGACGATCCCGATGTCACTCACGGCGCAGCGGTTTGGGCGCGGGTGGCGCTGAGTGAGGACGACACTGGCATCCATATCGTCGGTGGCGAAGGGGTCGGCGTGGTCACGCGCCCAGGTTTGCAGGTTTCCGTTGGGCAGGCCGCCATCAATCCGGTTCCCCGCGCCATGATCGAAACCAACGTGCGGACGGAGATCGGTCCAGATCGCGGCGCTGTCGTGACCGTCTCTGTGCCTGACGGCAAGCGGCTTGCGGAGCGGACCTTCAATGCGCGCCTGGGCATCGAAGGGGGGATATCTATCATCGGGACCACAGGAATCGTCGAACCCATGAGCGTTCAGGCGCTGGTAGACACCATCCGTTGTGAAATTGACGTGCAACTGGCCGAAGGCCATCCCATCACCCTGGTACCCGGCAAGATCGGTGAAAAGTATCTGCAGGCGCTGCGCCCTGAAACGCAGGCCATTCTGGTAAGCAACGCTTTTGACGAAGCTCTGGCTTATCTGCGGCAGCGACAAGTTGAAAAACTGACCATCGCCGGGCATCCCGGTAAGCTGGCCAAGCTGGCCATGGGCTGCTATAACACCCATTCCAATGCCTCCCCACAGGCCCAGGATTTTGTCGCCGGTACTCTGGGACTGATCGAGACCTTCAACACCGTCGAGGAAATTTGTCAGAGTTATCCGGCGGCTTTTATCCTGGTGGCGGTGCGCATTGCTGAACGGGTGCAGGCTGACTACGGTTTTGCTCGGGTAGAAGTGTTGCTGTTTGATATGCAGGGAGTGCTTTTGGCAAGTTATCCCCCAACAAATTCAGGTGATCTGTGA
- the cbiE gene encoding precorrin-6y C5,15-methyltransferase (decarboxylating) subunit CbiE has translation MNQPRISIISMGPGSPGLLTARARRALETIDLAVGAPRLTQGLTVPCYSPEPLISGTIEYIRSHPDKLIGVLVSGDAGFYSLSRAIVAAFGRKSVTVIPGVSVVQAAFAAIAEPWQEARFFSVHGREAVLNIPAIMASERFLVLCDGSHNPRAILERYPRLLEYFDLWSMSNLSLDNEMIVPVTRETVIPEDPLSCVVGIKKEKENHIDGEQ, from the coding sequence GTGAATCAGCCCCGCATCTCCATAATCTCCATGGGGCCCGGCAGCCCCGGCTTGCTGACAGCGCGCGCCCGTCGGGCGCTGGAAACAATCGACCTGGCCGTCGGCGCGCCACGCCTGACCCAGGGGCTCACGGTTCCCTGCTATTCGCCGGAGCCGCTAATCAGCGGGACGATCGAGTATATCCGCAGTCATCCGGATAAACTCATCGGTGTTCTGGTCAGCGGCGATGCCGGGTTCTACAGCCTCAGCCGGGCTATCGTTGCAGCCTTTGGGCGCAAGTCGGTTACCGTCATCCCCGGTGTCAGCGTGGTGCAGGCCGCCTTTGCTGCCATCGCCGAACCCTGGCAGGAGGCCCGTTTCTTTTCCGTCCATGGACGAGAAGCGGTGTTGAACATTCCGGCCATCATGGCAAGCGAGCGCTTTTTGGTTCTCTGTGACGGTAGCCACAACCCCCGCGCTATTCTGGAGCGCTACCCCCGACTGCTTGAGTACTTTGACCTGTGGTCCATGAGCAACCTCAGCCTTGACAATGAAATGATCGTCCCCGTGACCAGGGAAACCGTCATTCCTGAAGATCCCCTGAGTTGTGTGGTGGGAATAAAAAAAGAGAAGGAAAATCATATTGATGGAGAACAGTGA
- the cobM gene encoding precorrin-4 C(11)-methyltransferase gives MENSERSCVYFIGAGPGDPELITLKGINAIKRCRTVIYAGSLVAPEILDHCAAGADIYSSASMNLEQIIAVMVEAIGRGHSVARLHTGDPSIYGAIQEQMAELDKHGIAYCVIPGVTAVFAAAAALRTELTAPEQSQTLVISRIAGRTPVPEDEEVARLASHGGTFCFYLSVDRFSDIARQFFEQGWSPQTPVAMVYRASWPDELIRRGTLADMAGQITDSGVNKHAVVIVGKPLGAIGAYSKLYDREFSHGTRP, from the coding sequence ATGGAGAACAGTGAAAGATCTTGCGTTTATTTCATCGGCGCCGGTCCCGGCGATCCGGAGCTGATCACTCTGAAGGGGATCAATGCGATCAAGCGCTGCCGGACGGTCATCTACGCCGGCAGTCTGGTGGCCCCGGAAATTCTCGATCACTGTGCTGCCGGTGCCGATATCTACAGCTCCGCCTCCATGAATCTGGAGCAGATTATCGCCGTCATGGTGGAGGCGATCGGCCGGGGTCACAGCGTGGCGCGCCTGCATACCGGTGACCCCTCTATTTACGGCGCCATTCAGGAGCAGATGGCCGAGCTGGACAAGCACGGCATTGCCTACTGCGTTATCCCCGGTGTCACGGCGGTGTTTGCGGCGGCAGCCGCCCTGCGCACCGAGCTGACCGCGCCGGAGCAGTCCCAGACCCTGGTTATCAGCCGTATTGCCGGTCGCACTCCTGTGCCCGAGGATGAAGAGGTGGCGCGTTTGGCCTCCCATGGCGGCACCTTCTGTTTCTACCTTTCGGTGGACCGTTTCAGCGACATTGCCCGGCAGTTTTTCGAGCAGGGATGGAGCCCGCAAACCCCCGTGGCGATGGTTTATCGTGCCAGCTGGCCCGATGAACTGATCAGGCGTGGCACCCTGGCGGACATGGCCGGGCAGATTACAGACAGTGGCGTCAACAAGCACGCTGTGGTGATCGTTGGTAAGCCTCTGGGAGCCATCGGCGCCTACTCAAAACTGTATGACCGGGAGTTCAGCCATGGCACCCGCCCCTGA
- a CDS encoding cobalamin biosynthesis protein → MAPAPDLAVIAVTGAGARLAAGISAELGGSLHLSGSMATEYDATPYDSLADQFARLMDGSKRGIVAVMAQGIVTRMIAPHLQSKYQDPAVVTCDEVGRFAISTVSGHEGGANQLAHAVASITGATPVITTATEANRCHVLGIGCRRGTSKGAILHAIRSGCEQAGITPVRLRLVASAWVKKDELGLIAAVEELGLYLRFLPRSAYENPLYNFTAYDGPMRHLGIPGVAEPSALLAAVDPRLLLPRTVIDSVTIAIAQEGLIHA, encoded by the coding sequence ATGGCACCCGCCCCTGATCTTGCGGTCATCGCTGTGACCGGGGCCGGAGCACGTCTGGCGGCCGGAATCAGCGCCGAGCTGGGCGGCAGTCTCCATCTGTCAGGCAGTATGGCTACGGAATATGACGCCACCCCCTACGATTCCCTCGCTGACCAGTTCGCTCGACTGATGGACGGCAGCAAGCGTGGTATTGTCGCGGTCATGGCCCAGGGGATCGTCACCCGCATGATCGCCCCGCACCTGCAGTCTAAATACCAAGACCCCGCCGTAGTTACCTGTGACGAGGTGGGGCGTTTCGCCATCAGCACTGTTTCCGGCCACGAAGGGGGGGCCAATCAGCTGGCCCACGCCGTGGCGTCGATCACCGGCGCAACCCCCGTTATCACCACCGCCACCGAGGCCAACCGCTGCCATGTGCTGGGTATCGGCTGTCGTCGTGGCACCTCCAAAGGGGCCATTCTTCACGCCATCCGTAGCGGCTGCGAACAGGCGGGCATTACTCCTGTTCGGCTGCGGCTGGTGGCCTCGGCCTGGGTCAAGAAGGATGAGCTAGGGCTTATTGCCGCAGTCGAAGAGCTAGGGCTTTATCTGCGTTTTCTCCCCCGCAGCGCCTATGAGAATCCGCTGTATAATTTCACGGCTTACGACGGCCCTATGCGCCATTTGGGGATTCCCGGCGTGGCCGAACCCTCGGCCCTGCTGGCAGCCGTCGACCCGCGTCTGCTGTTGCCCCGCACTGTTATCGACTCCGTCACCATCGCCATCGCTCAGGAAGGACTTATCCATGCCTGA
- the cobJ gene encoding precorrin-3B C(17)-methyltransferase: MPDGILFVVGTGPGTEDFMAPAAGHAIAGADYVCGYKPYLEQIEHLIPTTAQVFSNGMTGEKERVEKALAAMEQGQRVALVCGGDASLYSLASLVFELAGDTDAIEVIPGITAALAASARLGAPVADDLAIISMSDLLTPWELIQKRIEAVNSGDFVCAIYNPRSTKRTTQLAYTVQRFMAERGDLACGFVRHCYREGESIWTGYLSQLDLENIDMSTLLMVGNTRTILKNGKLVTPRGYTAKYGARP, from the coding sequence ATGCCTGATGGAATTCTCTTTGTGGTCGGAACCGGCCCCGGAACGGAGGACTTCATGGCCCCCGCCGCTGGTCACGCCATCGCCGGTGCCGATTATGTCTGTGGATATAAACCCTATCTGGAACAGATAGAACATTTGATTCCCACAACGGCCCAGGTCTTCAGCAACGGCATGACCGGTGAGAAGGAACGGGTGGAGAAAGCCCTGGCAGCCATGGAGCAGGGGCAGCGCGTTGCCCTTGTCTGTGGCGGTGACGCTTCGCTGTACTCCCTGGCCTCGCTGGTTTTCGAGTTGGCCGGCGATACCGATGCTATTGAAGTTATCCCCGGCATCACCGCCGCCCTGGCCGCCTCGGCTCGTCTCGGCGCTCCCGTCGCCGACGATCTGGCGATCATCTCCATGTCTGACCTGCTCACCCCCTGGGAACTGATCCAAAAGCGCATCGAGGCGGTCAATAGCGGCGATTTCGTCTGCGCCATCTACAACCCGCGCAGCACCAAACGCACCACCCAGCTCGCCTATACGGTGCAGCGCTTCATGGCGGAGCGCGGTGACCTTGCCTGCGGCTTCGTGCGCCACTGCTACCGGGAGGGAGAAAGCATCTGGACCGGCTATTTGAGTCAGCTTGATCTGGAAAACATCGACATGAGTACCCTCCTCATGGTCGGCAACACCCGCACCATCCTCAAAAACGGCAAACTGGTCACGCCGCGCGGCTACACTGCCAAATACGGGGCGCGTCCATGA
- the cobK gene encoding precorrin-6A reductase, giving the protein MILVLGGTSTTHQVMTELEEAGERLLLISVATDYGLQEFAARYPGRVIHTRFNPESLAHFIAERAITRIIDTTHPHAREISAIAQQVAEECAITYESWVRPVAELEAEPGIVICAGADEASAYLQNSPHQGILFTTGSNSIERFAPLAKRSYARVLPFEDSIAKCVAAGFDRSRIIALQGPFSTAFNAALCREYRIDCMVTKNSGEGSGFEEKREACRELGIELVVIG; this is encoded by the coding sequence ATGATCCTCGTATTGGGCGGCACTTCCACGACCCATCAGGTGATGACTGAACTTGAGGAAGCGGGTGAGCGGCTCCTGCTCATCAGTGTCGCCACCGATTATGGTCTGCAGGAGTTCGCCGCCCGTTATCCAGGACGGGTCATCCACACGCGCTTCAATCCGGAGAGTCTGGCGCACTTTATCGCCGAACGAGCCATTACCCGCATTATCGACACCACCCATCCGCACGCCAGAGAAATCAGCGCCATCGCCCAACAGGTTGCCGAAGAGTGTGCAATCACCTACGAAAGCTGGGTGCGGCCTGTCGCGGAACTCGAAGCAGAGCCGGGAATCGTGATCTGCGCTGGCGCGGATGAAGCCTCCGCCTACCTGCAAAATTCTCCCCATCAGGGCATTCTCTTCACCACCGGCAGCAATAGCATCGAACGCTTCGCGCCCCTTGCCAAGCGAAGCTACGCCCGTGTTCTCCCCTTTGAAGATTCCATCGCTAAATGCGTGGCTGCCGGATTTGACCGCTCCCGCATCATCGCTCTGCAAGGGCCGTTTTCCACGGCATTCAACGCGGCACTTTGTCGCGAGTACCGCATCGACTGCATGGTGACCAAGAACAGCGGAGAGGGGAGTGGCTTTGAGGAGAAGCGGGAGGCATGCCGGGAGTTGGGGATAGAGCTGGTGGTGATCGGGTAG
- a CDS encoding precorrin-8X methylmutase has translation MNKGLQIEQDSFAIINAGADLSRFSEDEQIIARKLIHTTGDMEFAELTCILPGAVAAGVAALRRGVPIICDVEMVRVGITSRYLQQYGNQVHCFISEPDVLTRASAENLTRAETAMLYAAERYPEAIYAIGNAPTALLKLLELTAAGRMHPAFVAGLPVGFVKAEESKNLLRQTTIPHVTNRGPKGGSPCAATVINGLLVVLGQGR, from the coding sequence ATGAACAAAGGCCTGCAGATAGAACAGGACAGCTTCGCCATCATTAACGCCGGTGCCGACCTCAGCCGCTTCAGCGAAGATGAGCAGATCATCGCCCGCAAGCTCATCCACACCACGGGAGACATGGAGTTCGCCGAGCTGACCTGTATTCTGCCCGGTGCCGTTGCCGCAGGTGTGGCGGCCCTGCGTCGTGGTGTACCCATCATCTGTGATGTGGAAATGGTGCGAGTCGGGATTACCAGCCGCTACCTGCAACAATACGGCAATCAGGTGCACTGCTTTATCAGCGAACCGGACGTGCTGACCCGCGCCAGTGCCGAAAATCTCACCCGGGCCGAAACCGCCATGCTCTACGCCGCCGAACGTTACCCCGAAGCCATCTATGCCATCGGCAACGCCCCCACTGCCCTGCTGAAACTGTTGGAACTCACCGCCGCCGGAAGAATGCACCCCGCCTTCGTCGCCGGACTGCCCGTAGGCTTCGTCAAAGCCGAAGAATCCAAGAATCTGCTGCGCCAAACCACCATTCCGCACGTCACCAACCGTGGTCCCAAGGGGGGTAGCCCCTGCGCCGCCACGGTGATCAACGGGCTGCTGGTGGTGCTTGGGCAAGGGAGATGA
- a CDS encoding cobyrinate a,c-diamide synthase gives MKGVLIAAERSGSGKTTITTGIARALSRQGRKVAPFKCGPDYIDSRHLARAAGNPVENLDSVMLDKTTLRQIFAQGCQGRDLALVEGVMGLFDGIEPRRFGGSSYDVAVQLGLPVVVVLNAASCSYTIAALLRGLQSLCRSTPLVGVIVNQLASSNHERLIRSALEQHTDIPVLGSVPRQTNPLAPSRHLGITTAAEMEENYFDACADLVQQHVNLDALSAIDLTSELQWQEQGIPKTTRICAVARDHAFNFYYEANLREIERRGYALRFFSPLAGETVPEADFIYIGGGYPELYAETLSTRQELHQWLLQHSAASRPLLAECGGMMLLTKGIVDGEGRHHPMTGIFAARCRMTGKRQALGYVQVQEPISLTGLVGHEFRYSTLEDVNEPYVFTLEKVTNGARSRDGFIKSKTLAGYVHFHFSSQPSLLDWLLK, from the coding sequence ATGAAAGGTGTGTTGATCGCCGCCGAGCGCAGTGGCTCCGGCAAAACCACCATCACCACCGGTATTGCCCGCGCCCTGAGTCGTCAGGGTCGGAAGGTGGCACCCTTCAAGTGCGGTCCCGATTACATCGACAGCCGCCATTTGGCCCGAGCCGCCGGTAACCCGGTGGAAAATCTGGATTCCGTCATGCTTGACAAAACGACTCTGCGTCAGATCTTCGCGCAGGGCTGCCAAGGTCGTGACCTGGCTCTGGTAGAAGGAGTGATGGGCCTTTTTGACGGCATTGAGCCGCGCCGTTTCGGTGGCAGCTCCTATGATGTGGCGGTGCAACTGGGGCTTCCCGTGGTAGTAGTACTGAACGCCGCCTCCTGCTCCTACACCATCGCCGCTCTGCTGCGGGGGTTACAGAGCCTCTGCCGGTCGACACCTTTGGTGGGAGTGATCGTCAATCAACTGGCGTCAAGCAACCACGAACGGCTGATCCGCAGCGCTCTGGAGCAGCACACTGATATTCCGGTGCTCGGCAGTGTGCCCCGCCAGACCAATCCCCTGGCACCCAGCCGCCACCTGGGTATCACCACGGCAGCGGAAATGGAAGAAAACTACTTCGATGCTTGCGCTGATTTGGTGCAGCAGCATGTCAACCTGGACGCGCTGAGTGCCATCGACCTGACCAGTGAGCTCCAGTGGCAGGAGCAAGGCATCCCGAAAACCACGCGCATCTGTGCCGTAGCTCGCGACCATGCCTTTAATTTTTACTACGAGGCCAATTTGCGGGAGATAGAGCGCCGAGGTTACGCCTTGCGTTTCTTTTCGCCCCTGGCGGGGGAAACCGTGCCCGAGGCCGATTTCATCTACATCGGTGGCGGCTATCCCGAACTGTACGCCGAAACCCTGTCCACCCGTCAGGAGCTGCACCAATGGTTGCTCCAACACAGTGCCGCCAGCCGTCCCCTGCTGGCCGAATGCGGCGGCATGATGCTGCTGACAAAAGGCATTGTTGACGGTGAAGGCCGACACCACCCCATGACCGGTATCTTTGCTGCCCGCTGCCGCATGACCGGCAAACGGCAGGCCCTGGGCTATGTGCAGGTGCAGGAGCCGATCTCCCTGACAGGGCTGGTAGGGCACGAATTTCGTTACTCCACTCTGGAGGACGTCAATGAACCCTACGTCTTTACGCTGGAGAAAGTGACCAATGGAGCGCGCAGCCGGGACGGCTTCATCAAGAGCAAGACCCTGGCGGGCTATGTCCACTTTCATTTCAGCTCCCAGCCCTCGCTGCTGGATTGGTTGCTGAAGTGA